The genomic region AGGCCGAGGCAGCAACCGCAATGTGCCAGGGCCTTGAGAAGGAGAAGACTGCCCGGGACCGGCTCCGCCGCATTGGCCGCAATGCGATAGCCTGGGGGACCGAGTACCCGGAAAAGATGAAGTTCATGGAGCAGTTCGCCCACTCATCCTTTGTCTCGACAACTGCCCAGGAGGAGGGCATGTCCCGGTTCCTCTTCCTGCAGGATCTCGTTGTGGACGGGATCCGGGAAGGCACGATCCGTAAGTGTGACCCGCAGCTTGTGATCTTCATGATGGCCTCGGCTATGTCGGGGCTGATCGCACGGGTTGCTGCTGCGAAGACAAAAAAAGAGAAGGACGAGATCATCAGCCAGGGCCTTGACCTGGTCTGGAGCGGGCTGAAAGCATGAACCGGGGTGCGGATATGATGGATGACCATGAAGGAAACGTTGTGGGAGTGAATAGATGTCAGTGATACTGGAAGCAAAAGATCTTTCAAAATTGTATGGCGAGGTGACGGCAGTGAACCATGTCTCCCTTGCAGTGAAGGAAGGAGCGCTCTTCGGCCTCCTGGGCCCGAACGGCTCCGGCAAGACCACGATCATCAAGATGCTGACCGGCCAGACCCGGCCAAGCTCGGGATCAGCGAGCGTGCTCGGGCTGGATGTTACCGCAGACCCGATCGGGGTCCGGGCCCGGGTGGGGATCATTCCCGAGCAGGAGACTCCCCCGAGTTTCCTCACTGCCCGCGAATACCTTGACTTTGTCGGGGCGGTAAGGAAGATCCCCGACATTGATGAAAAGGCGGACTGGTGGTTCGATTTCCTGGAGTTTGGGGACAAGAAGAACGTGCTCTGCAAGGATCTCTCGCGGGGCACCCGGCAGAAGCTGATGTTTGCCCAGGCCTTCATCCACGAACCGGCGCTCGCCCTCATCGATGAGCCTTTAATCAACTTCGATCCCATCATGCAGGATCTTGTCAAGGACTATCTTGCCGGGTACGTGAAGAAGAAAAAGACCATCTTCATCTCCACCCATATCCTGGAAGTTGCCGAGGAGATCTGCTCGGAGTTTGCCATCC from uncultured Methanoregula sp. harbors:
- a CDS encoding TetR/AcrR family transcriptional regulator, with protein sequence MPDPVSDKQEAILDTALRLFTERGFFGTPTSMISKEAGVATGTLFFYFKTKEDLIDTLYRRIKAEAATAMCQGLEKEKTARDRLRRIGRNAIAWGTEYPEKMKFMEQFAHSSFVSTTAQEEGMSRFLFLQDLVVDGIREGTIRKCDPQLVIFMMASAMSGLIARVAAAKTKKEKDEIISQGLDLVWSGLKA
- a CDS encoding ABC transporter ATP-binding protein, with product MSVILEAKDLSKLYGEVTAVNHVSLAVKEGALFGLLGPNGSGKTTIIKMLTGQTRPSSGSASVLGLDVTADPIGVRARVGIIPEQETPPSFLTAREYLDFVGAVRKIPDIDEKADWWFDFLEFGDKKNVLCKDLSRGTRQKLMFAQAFIHEPALALIDEPLINFDPIMQDLVKDYLAGYVKKKKTIFISTHILEVAEEICSEFAILHKGNLLHTGPVADLTARNEHLASFFLSLVRKDRHA